A stretch of the Nakaseomyces glabratus chromosome L, complete sequence genome encodes the following:
- the EPT1 gene encoding bifunctional diacylglycerol cholinephosphotransferase/ethanolaminephosphotransferase (CAGL0L13068g~Ortholog(s) have diacylglycerol cholinephosphotransferase activity, ethanolaminephosphotransferase activity and role in phosphatidylcholine biosynthetic process, phosphatidylethanolamine biosynthetic process), protein MGYFVPQDKIANLKYYKYQSEDLSVVSKYVLKPFWLKFQKIFPSWMAPNVITLSGLGFILFNLLIVLYYDPNLDKETPRWTYISYAFGMFMYQTFDGCDGIHARLTGQSGPLGELFDHSIDALNTTLSLFLFCSAASVGYTPKFLFCQFCCLLNFYLSTWEEYHTHILFLSEMSGPVEGILTIASSLFLTGVFGPDLMWHTAWFNLTFNNYTYGVTFLDIFLFSLFVGVIFNVKSSLKNVQRYYKDSFVTNHGTENATTESNRGLIPFFAYSGSVFLLILSYPQIISLPLILSIGLTAAFMVGRIIVAHLTKQEFPFIHFPMFIPILQLLTASVVVEYLGHDIFQTCFALAWLGFGVTLGIHGLFFNEIIYEFTNYLDVYALSIKHPKHK, encoded by the coding sequence atgggTTATTTTGTTCCTCAAGACAAAATAGCGAACTTAAAATACTACAAGTATCAAAGCGAGGATCTCTCTGTTGTGTCGAAATATGTTCTTAAGCCATTTTGGctgaaatttcaaaagatatTTCCCTCATGGATGGCACCTAACGTTATCACGTTATCAGGACTAGGATTTATCCTGTTCAACCTATTGATTGTGCTGTATTATGATCCCAATTTAGATAAAGAAACTCCAAGATGGACTTACATTTCCTATGCATTCGGTATGTTTATGTACCAGACGTTTGATGGCTGTGATGGAATCCATGCTCGTCTAACTGGCCAATCCGGTCCATTAGGTGAATTATTTGATCATAGCATTGATGCTTTAAACACAACTCTATCTTTGTTCTTATTCTGCTCGGCTGCATCTGTGGGATATACACCAAAATTTTTGTTCTGTCAATTTTGTTGCTTGTTGAACTTTTATTTAAGCACATGGGAAGAGTATCACAcacatattttatttctaagTGAAATGTCTGGGCCTGTTGAAGGAATCTTAACCATAGCTTCTTCACTTTTCTTAACGGGGGTTTTTGGACCGGACTTAATGTGGCACACCGCTTGGTTCAACTTAACATTTAATAATTACACCTACGGGGTAACATTTttagatatatttttgttctctttgttTGTCGGTGTCATTTTTAATGTTAAGTCGTCCCTGAAGAATGTTCAAAGATACTACAAGGACTCTTTTGTTACTAATCATGGCACTGAAAATGCAACTACAGAGTCAAATAGAGGGCTGATCCCTTTCTTTGCTTACTCCGGATcagtttttttgttgattctGAGCTATCCTCAAATTATTTCTCTTCCACtaattttatcaattgGTCTAACTGCTGCATTCATGGTCGGTAGAATTATTGTGGCACATTTAACAAAGCAAGAGTTCCCTTTCATTCATTTCCCAATGTTTATTCCgattcttcaacttctcaCTGCATCCGTGGTTGTTGAGTATTTAGGACATGATATATTTCAAACGTGTTTTGCCTTAGCCTGGTTAGGTTTCGGAGTCACTTTAGGGATTCATGGCTTGTTCTTTAACGAAATTATCTATGAGTTCACCAACTACTTGGATGTCTATGCTCTATCAATTAAACATCCTAAACACAAGTAA
- the LSM12 gene encoding Lsm12p (CAGL0L13024g~Ortholog(s) have role in RNA metabolic process and cytoplasmic stress granule, nucleus, ribosome localization) has product MSFSLEQALGFRVKITNLLHDVIDGKIYSYNSMSNTLTIQLPKKNNANPSFKIIKCSFIKSLEVIGDKPPYNSFKRQQIKPSTVSVERVQKLLNTRIEEAKREADMKKRGITAEGQYIFDALSKTVSDTRWDGKNIVVLDDIIIASPYKQENVKSLNTHGNQSLNLIHKILERSWKELESTKKGG; this is encoded by the coding sequence ATGAGTTTCAGTTTAGAGCAAGCACTAGGTTTCAGGGTTAAGATCACTAATCTTTTGCATGATGTGATTGATGGTAAGATTTATTCGTACAATTCCATGTCGAACACACTGACCATCCAGTTgccaaagaagaataatgCCAACCCATCCTTTAAGATCATCAAATGCTCTTTTATCAAGAGTTTGGAAGTGATCGGTGACAAGCCTCCATATAACAGCTTCAAGAGACAGCAAATCAAGCCTTCTACGGTGAGTGTGGAGAGAGTACAGAAGTTGCTGAACACAAGAATAGAGGAAGCCAAGAGAGAAGCTGatatgaagaaaagagGTATCACAGCCGAAGGACAGTATATATTCGATGCATTGTCCAAGACTGTATCAGACACTAGATGGGACGGCAAGAATATCGTGGTGCTAGACGACATAATCATAGCATCACCATACAAGCAGGAAAATGTCAAATCATTGAACACCCACGGCAACCAATCTCTGAACTTAATTCACAAGATTCTGGAGAGAAGTTGGAAAGAACTGGAGAGTACAAAGAAAGGTGGTTAA
- the CIA2 gene encoding iron-sulfur cluster assembly protein CIA2 (CAGL0L13046g~Ortholog(s) have role in iron-sulfur cluster assembly and cytosol, nucleus localization), which translates to MSEYINENPDVLDESDLPKRAEDASNQLLLNGISNKTTLERKKMLLQIENSTDSSLQKNIELFDKLLSLNQVPDLVSDSGDDCVSNEEDGEDYDPVDEQEIYDLIAYIQDPEHPLTLAQLSIVNLQDIKVVDSGNPADIAEVLIKITPTITHCSLATLIGLGIRVRLERSLPPRFRITIMVKEGTHNSENQVNKQLNDKERVAAACENEQLLSVVSKMLLTCK; encoded by the coding sequence ATGTCTGAGTATATTAATGAGAATCCTGATGTGTTAGATGAGAGTGATCTTCCAAAGAGAGCTGAGGATGCTTCAAATCAGTTGCTTTTGAACGGTATTAGCAACAAGACTACTTTGGaaaggaagaagatgtTGTTACAGATTGAGAACTCCACAGATTCATCGTTGCAGAAGAATATCGAGCTATTTGACAAACTGCTTTCATTAAACCAAGTACCAGATCTTGTCTCGGATAGCGGTGATGATTGTGTAagtaatgaagaagacgGTGAAGATTATGATCCGGTCGATGAGCAAGAAATCTACGATTTGATTGCCTACATTCAGGACCCAGAACACCCTCTAACGCTGGCACAGCTTTCGATTGTAAACCTTCAGGATATCAAGGTGGTGGATAGTGGGAATCCAGCAGATATCGCCGAAGTGCTAATTAAGATAACCCCAACTATTACTCACTGTTCCTTAGCTACATTGATTGGTCTGGGAATTAGAGTTAGGCTGGAGAGATCTCTGCCCCCGCGGTTCAGAATCACAATTATGGTAAAAGAAGGCACACATAATTCGGAAAACCAGGTGAACAAGCAGTTGAACGACAAGGAAAGAGTTGCAGCAGCATGTGAAAATGAACAGCTTCTTTCAGTGGTCTCAAAGATGCTGTTGACATGCAAATAG
- the MSH1 gene encoding mismatch repair ATPase MSH1 (CAGL0L13002g~Ortholog(s) have DNA-dependent ATPase activity, dinucleotide insertion or deletion binding, guanine/thymine mispair binding activity, role in mismatch repair, mitochondrial DNA repair and mitochondrion localization) — protein sequence MLRCLSLARIRFCKLRFPVRLISQSRITEQEVIKIKLGEFIANDARITRTIDEESTNTKTLPPSLLYVQKLISQYPDHVVLTQMGSFFELYFDHASTYAPLLNIALTQRTYTHGKVPFAGFPVPQLSRHLKALVQDYGYSVVVAEQFKKDGYATNENNRFYRRVTRIVTPGTFIDEALDNYSENTFLLTIEFPENFTNYVAEDNLRIGISWCDISTGEIYIQELPLKDLMNAITRIKPKEILLNARELSDDIISGNWYPQLAELKRYFINYYTTTTRYRTLDTYFDMFAATRASGMRQRLRMELNEYSIKETAALRNLLSYVAEHLPECAINFQFPKRQITTDILQIDSRTTKALELHSTIRDNSKRGTLLNTMRRTVTPMGTRLLSQWLSGPSMNIKEIKLRQSIVSLFLADKRSHDKIISELKKIQDIVKLLQKFNFGRGTPLEMLELVKSLKTAQVLQSLLNDLLKESNGKSKNGISEIIERLTFPELFLEEISNALNEEHIIYQGERTFNTEGEIAIKETILPDERAQLKSKDNGYSLKLIINPEFSSAIQSLLAERSQLLSQKQNLRKDYETFFIDRFGVKSFLLKQKASGEFVIHVTATSTVITLLLKHLKENKESLGFTIVQKSSQTCWLMHKSWSDLADKLNQNEQSIRYAEDGIIDGFISEILKKSDDIRVVADAIGYIDTLCSFATLAEEKQLIKPKVDLTRSFEIVDGRHLVVEDALKKKNLVPFTANNCDLSSNDIWVISGPNMGGKSTFLRQNAIIAILAQIGCFVPCRKAHIGLVDKIYSRVGSADDLYNDMSTFMVEMVETSLILNGATDRSLAILDEIGRGTSGKEGVAVAYGTLKHLLQNNKCRSLFATHYAQELKQVADQDLSEDTHRIHYFQTSIRETNDPNKFYYDHKMRPGISQKSDALKVARIAGFPQDALNDASTALKLLCSARSI from the coding sequence ATGCTGCGATGTTTGTCGTTGGCTAGAATACGATTTTGTAAGCTTAGGTTTCCTGTAAGGCTCATATCGCAGAGCAGAATTACTGAACAAGAGGTGATCAAGATTAAGCTAGGGGAATTCATAGCCAATGATGCTAGAATCACTAGAACGATAGATGAGGAGTCGACAAATACTAAAACATTGCCTCCTTCGCTGTTATATGTGCAGAAATTAATTAGTCAGTACCCAGACCATGTTGTTCTTACCCAAATGGGCTCATTTTTTGAGTTATACTTTGATCATGCTTCGACATATGCGCCATTATTGAACATTGCCTTGACCCAGAGAACTTATACTCATGGCAAAGTCCCTTTTGCTGGTTTCCCTGTACCTCAATTAAGCAGACATTTGAAGGCATTAGTCCAAGATTATGGTTACAGTGTTGTAGTTGCAGAACAGTTTAAGAAAGATGGCTACGcaacaaatgaaaataatagattCTATAGACGTGTTACTAGAATTGTAACGCCAGGCACATTTATAGATGAAGCATTAGATAATTACTCTGAGAATACTTTTCTGCTCACAATTGAGTTTCCTGAGAACTTTACTAATTATGTTGCAGAGGATAACTTGAGAATTGGGATATCTTGGTGTGATATATCCACTGGAGAAATCTATATCCAAGAGCTGCCTTTAAAGGATCTTATGAATGCTATTACAAGAATAAAACCGAAAGAGATCCTATTAAATGCGAGAGAGCTCTCAGATGATATTATCTCTGGTAACTGGTATCCACAGTTAGCAGAACTAAAAAGGTACTTCATCAATTATTATACTACAACCACTAGATATAGAACTCTCGATACTTATTTTGATATGTTTGCTGCTACTAGGGCGTCTGGTATGAGACAAAGACTGAGGATGGAATTGAACGAGTACTCTATAAAGGAGACTGCAGCATTGCGGAATCTTCTATCCTACGTAGCTGAACATTTGCCAGAATGCGCAATAAACTTCCAATTTCCAAAGAGACAGATTACAACGGATATTCTACAAATTGACTCCAGAACGACTAAAGCATTAGAGTTGCACAGCACGATACGTGATAATTCAAAAAGAGGAACGCTCCTAAACACTATGAGAAGAACTGTAACACCTATGGGGACTAGGTTATTATCACAATGGCTATCTGGTCCATCGATgaatatcaaagaaataaagtTAAGACAAAGTATAGTATCGCTTTTTCTTGCTGATAAGCGCTCCcatgataaaataatatctgAGCTGAAAAAGATTCAAGATATAGTAAAATTGTTGCAGAAATTCAACTTTGGTAGAGGGACACCTCTAGAAATGCTGGAACTAGTGAAATCACTAAAAACAGCCCAAGTTTTACAAAGTTTACTCAATGACCTATTAAAGGAGAGTAATGGCAAATCTAAAAATGGAATTAGTGAGATTATTGAAAGACTAACATTTCCTGAATTATTTTTGGAAGAGATTTCTAATGCTTTAAATGAGGaacatataatatatcAGGGTGAGAGAACCTTTAATACAGAGGGAGAGATAGCCATAAAAGAGACTATCCTTCCTGATGAAAGAGCCCAACTAAAGAGCAAGGATAATGGCTACAGTTTAAAGTTGATAATCAATCCCGAGTTTAGCTCTGCTATACAATCATTACTAGCTGAACGTTCGCAATTGTTAAGTCAAAAGCAGAACTTGAGAAAAGACTATGAAACATTCTTTATCGATCGTTTTGGAGTTAAATCATTTTTACTAAAACAGAAAGCATCGGGTGAGTTTGTAATCCATGTAACAGCAACTTCGACTGTGATTACGCTATTATTAAAACACCTGAAAGAGAATAAGGAAAGTCTTGGTTTTACTATAGTACAAAAATCCTCACAAACGTGCTGGTTGATGCATAAATCCTGGAGCGATCTAGCTGATAAGTTAAATCAAAATGAACAGAGTATACGATATGCTGAAGATGGCATCATCGATGGGTTCATCTCCGAAATTCTAAAGAAGAGTGACGATATTAGAGTTGTTGCTGATGCTATTGGTTATATAGATACATTGTGCTCTTTCGCTACATTAGCTGAGGAGAAACAGCTCATTAAACCGAAAGTGGATTTGACCAGAAGTTTCGAGATTGTTGATGGAAGACATTTGGTAGTGGAGGAtgcattgaagaaaaaaaatttggtaCCTTTTACCGCGAACAACTGTGATTTATCAAGCAACGATATATGGGTTATCAGTGGTCCCAATATGGGCGGTAAGTCAACTTTTCTGAGACAGAATGCGATCATTGCAATACTAGCACAGATAGGATGTTTTGTACCTTGTAGGAAAGCACATATTGGACTTGTCGACAAGATATATAGCAGAGTCGGAAGCGCAGATGATCTTTATAATGATATGAGCACATTTATGGTTGAAATGGTTGAAACGTCCCTCATACTGAATGGAGCTACAGATAGATCGTTAGCAATTTTGGATGAGATAGGTAGAGGAACTAGTGGCAAAGAAGGCGTTGCTGTAGCCTATGGGACTCTGAAACACCTTTTGCAAAACAACAAATGCAGGTCATTATTTGCAACCCACTACGCTCAGGAACTGAAACAAGTGGCAGACCAGGATCTCTCTGAAGATACCCACCGTATACATTACTTCCAGACAAGTATCAGGGAAACAAATGACCCAAACAAGTTCTATTACGATCACAAGATGAGGCCCGGCATCAGCCAAAAATCGGATGCACTGAAAGTGGCTCGTATCGCAGGGTTCCCACAGGACGCCTTGAATGACGCATCCACAGCATTAAAACTACTGTGTTCAGCACGATCTATTTAA